In one window of Amblyomma americanum isolate KBUSLIRL-KWMA chromosome 9, ASM5285725v1, whole genome shotgun sequence DNA:
- the LOC144103395 gene encoding uncharacterized protein LOC144103395 — protein sequence MGRRRSNEVVCVSVLITFNEQHKSRLVRKPEFQGPLDFSGHLACLVSYINGPACVIVCNPTPTAVSVHQPISLKTVFSYDQVGTLPHLRKDHSEESATRPRKPHPRRCVHRQRKNTARCGFQLIHSPQRISSRVAWPNKILRLGAHKRLNWTFQLRFRTGSSATTAFKASTQMSICNCTGKRNMNLKTEYGSSASNVHVRALPDMLQEETKKLELEELRTT from the exons ATGG GAAGAAGACGATCGAACGAGGTAGTGTGTGTAAGTGTGTTAATAACATTTAATGAGCAGCATAAATCGAGGTTAGTTAGGAAGCCTGAATTTCAGGGGCCATTGGATTTTTCCGGCCATCTTG CGTGCCTTGTGTCCTACATAAATGGTCCCGCCTGTGTCATCGTCTGCAATCCCACTCCCACCGCGGTCAGTGTGCACCAACCCATCAGCTTGAAGACAGTGTTCTCCTATGACCAAGTAGGCACATTACCACATCTTCGAAAGGATCATTCAGAGGAG AGTGCGACCCGGCCTCGCAAGCCACACCCACGTCGCTGTGTCCACCGACAACGCAAGAATACAGCGAGGTGCGGCTTCCAGCTCATCCACAGCCCACAGCGAATTTCGTCCCGGGTGGCCTGGCCGAACAAAATTCTGCGGCTGGGAGCGCACAAG AGGCTGAACTGGACGTTCCAACTCAGATTCCGAACGGGTTCTTCTGCCACAACTGCTTTCAAGGCTTCAACGCAAATGAGTATTTGCAATTGCACTGGCAAAAGGAACATGAATTTAAAAACTGAATACGGGTCATCTGCTTCTAATGTTCATGTCCGAGCACTTCCAG ACATGCTGCAGGAAGAGACGAAGAAGTTAGAGCTGGAGGAGCTTCGGACAACTTGA